The sequence AGTTTGGATTGACAGGTTTTATTTAGTCCTAGGAAAACTTTCTAAGGCCGAGGAGACTTCAGTCAAGTATTGAAGAAAGAGGGAacatttcttgatttaaaaaaacatgggGAGACTGTCAGGTTTGAAGCTATTGAATGACTTGTGAAAACGGTTCATGACAAGTGTAACAGGCAGAAAGTAAACATTTACGGTACACAAGCAGAGAGCATTGTCCTGTTTGAAAATCCAGAGAGGAGGATCTTTAAGAAGATCAAAACTGTGGTTTAAACAAAGTGGAAGTGGTTGAAAAATTTGTTTTAGGTAAACAAAATCTGCAACTGTAATCtaaaagaaaattgctttcaAATTTAACTCTGCATTGCCTGTTTCTTTAGCCTAATTTTCCCCTAACACCTATGTTCTAACTCACCAGGAAATCTTTTCCAAACTTGCCCCAAGTgtctttccttccatcctttcccATCCCTATTTATTCTTCCATACCATCATACTTAAACTGCCTTGTGTGAAATTATTTCCTGATTGTGTTTTTCTGTCTATACCTATAGGTAAACAGTAATGCCCAGTAACTTGGCATCCATCCAGGGACAGAATCCTTATCAACTCCTTCTCCTAGGGTTCCCCTGCTCAAAGGATTGGGCACTGACGTGTTCTGACTGACTGACCCAAGtgtccatactttttttttttatttcagcatatcatacTTTTGATCTGGAATTTAGTCAATGAAGAGAGAGAACTACACAGCGGTGAGTGAGTTTTTTTTCCAGGGTTTCTCTAGCTTTCATGAACACAAACTCACCCTCTTTGTGATATTTCTTACCTTGTACCTTTTAACCCTGACTGGTAATGTCATCGTTGTGACAATTATCAGCATTGATCGTCacctccacacccccatgtacttctttcTCAGTATGCTTTCTACTTCAGAGACTCTGTACACGTTAGTCATTGTACCAAGGATGCTCTCCAGCCTCATAAGTCTAAGCCAACCCATCTCCTTGGCTGGCTGTGCCACCcagatgttcttttttattactttggCCATCAACAACTGCTTCCTGCTCACAGCAATGGGGTATGACCGGTATGCAGCCATCTGCAACCCCTTGAGGTACTTGGTCATCATGAACACGAGGGTGTGTGCCCAGCTGGCATGTGGGGCCTGTGGCATTGGGCTGCTTGAGGCCATAATTCAGATTTCATCTGTGTTCAGGCTGCCTTTTTGTGATAGAGAGGTGGCCCATTATTTCTGTGACATCCGCCCGGTTATGAAACTCTCCTGTGCTGATACTACTCTACATGACATAGTTAATTTTATTGTCAGCTCTCTGGTTATTGTGGTACCCATGGCTTTAGTCTTCATCTCCTACATTCTTATCATCTCCACCATCCTCAAGATTGCCTCAGCTGAGGGCCGGAAGAAGGCTTTTGCAACCTGTGCTTCCCACCTCACTGTGGTCGTTGTCCACTATGGCTGTGCCTCCATTGCCTACCTCAAGCCCAAGTCAGAGAACACCAGGGATCAGGACCAGCTGATCTCAGTGACCTACACCATTTTTACTCCACTCCTTAATCCCGTTGTGTACACTTTGAGGAACAAGGAGGTCAAAGATGCCCTTCACCAAGCTATTGGCAAAAAACCTCTTGCCTAG is a genomic window of Eulemur rufifrons isolate Redbay chromosome 8, OSU_ERuf_1, whole genome shotgun sequence containing:
- the LOC138389865 gene encoding olfactory receptor 10J1-like is translated as MKRENYTAVSEFFFQGFSSFHEHKLTLFVIFLTLYLLTLTGNVIVVTIISIDRHLHTPMYFFLSMLSTSETLYTLVIVPRMLSSLISLSQPISLAGCATQMFFFITLAINNCFLLTAMGYDRYAAICNPLRYLVIMNTRVCAQLACGACGIGLLEAIIQISSVFRLPFCDREVAHYFCDIRPVMKLSCADTTLHDIVNFIVSSLVIVVPMALVFISYILIISTILKIASAEGRKKAFATCASHLTVVVVHYGCASIAYLKPKSENTRDQDQLISVTYTIFTPLLNPVVYTLRNKEVKDALHQAIGKKPLA